A stretch of the Streptomyces ortus genome encodes the following:
- the folE gene encoding GTP cyclohydrolase I FolE, producing MTDPVALDGEGTIGVFDEKRAESAVRELLIAVGEDPDREGLRETPGRVARAYRELLAGLWQEPEDVLTTTFDMGHDEMVLVKDIEIVSLCEHHLLPFHGVAHVGYIPATTGKITGLSKLARLVEVFARRPQVQERLTTQIADSLVRILEARGAIVVIEAEHMCMSVRGIRKPGAKTTTSAVRGQLRDATTRAEAMSLILAR from the coding sequence ATGACCGACCCCGTGGCGCTGGACGGCGAGGGCACGATCGGCGTATTCGACGAGAAGCGGGCCGAAAGCGCCGTGCGAGAACTGCTGATCGCGGTCGGCGAGGATCCGGACCGCGAGGGGCTGCGAGAGACGCCGGGGCGAGTGGCCCGGGCTTATCGAGAGCTTCTGGCGGGGCTGTGGCAGGAGCCCGAGGACGTTCTCACGACAACGTTCGACATGGGCCACGACGAGATGGTCCTGGTGAAGGACATCGAAATCGTAAGTCTGTGCGAACATCACTTGCTGCCGTTCCATGGTGTGGCGCACGTCGGGTACATCCCGGCGACTACAGGCAAGATCACCGGCCTGTCGAAGCTTGCCCGGCTGGTCGAGGTGTTCGCCCGGCGTCCGCAGGTGCAGGAGCGGCTCACCACGCAAATCGCGGACTCTCTGGTCCGGATCCTCGAAGCACGCGGTGCGATCGTCGTCATCGAGGCCGAGCACATGTGCATGTCTGTGCGAGGCATTCGCAAGCCGGGAGCCAAGACCACGACATCGGCGGTGCGTGGACAGCTCCGGGACGCTACGACCCGAGCAGAGGCGATGAGCCTGATATTGGCGCGCTGA
- a CDS encoding DUF3180 domain-containing protein yields MKELRIRTLAAVFLVAGVLSWAGARLWNSVGTLPRVPLAAPIVLALIAVVLLATAISLRARLKAQRERVAGAKGVDPLMAARAVVFGQASALVAALVAGMYGGTGAFLLESLDIPARRDQAIYAGFSVLAGLAVIAAAFFLERVCKLPEDDDTNGTTASAA; encoded by the coding sequence GTGAAAGAGCTGCGCATCAGGACGCTGGCCGCGGTGTTCCTCGTGGCCGGGGTGCTGTCCTGGGCAGGTGCCCGCCTGTGGAACTCGGTGGGCACGCTGCCCCGGGTCCCGCTGGCGGCCCCCATCGTCCTGGCGCTGATCGCCGTGGTCCTGCTGGCCACGGCGATCTCCCTGCGGGCCCGGCTGAAGGCCCAGCGCGAGCGCGTGGCCGGCGCCAAGGGGGTCGACCCCCTGATGGCCGCCCGCGCGGTCGTCTTCGGCCAGGCCAGCGCGCTGGTCGCGGCCCTGGTGGCCGGGATGTACGGCGGCACGGGCGCGTTCCTGCTGGAGTCGCTGGACATCCCCGCCCGCCGCGACCAGGCCATCTACGCCGGCTTCTCGGTCCTGGCAGGCCTGGCCGTCATAGCGGCCGCCTTCTTCCTGGAGCGAGTCTGCAAACTCCCGGAAGACGACGACACAAACGGCACGACGGCCTCGGCGGCCTAG
- the folK gene encoding 2-amino-4-hydroxy-6-hydroxymethyldihydropteridine diphosphokinase, whose product MTAFAEGRSDPTVQPVPASVVEQVDAADSTLHNPKRAVISLGSNLGNRLETLQGAVDALEDTPGVRVRAVSPVYETEPWGVRADSQPSYFNAVVVLRTTLPPTSLLERAHAVEEAFHRVRDERWGPRTIDVDIVAYADVVSDDPTLTLPHPRAHERAFVLAPWHDVEPEAELPGRGAVAQLLAAVTRDGVAPRADLELQLPE is encoded by the coding sequence ATGACAGCGTTCGCCGAGGGCCGGAGCGACCCGACCGTACAGCCGGTGCCCGCCTCCGTGGTCGAGCAGGTGGACGCCGCCGACTCGACCCTGCACAACCCGAAGCGGGCCGTGATCTCCCTCGGCTCGAACCTCGGCAACCGCCTGGAGACCCTGCAGGGCGCCGTCGACGCCTTGGAGGACACCCCCGGCGTCCGCGTCAGGGCGGTCTCCCCGGTGTACGAGACCGAGCCGTGGGGCGTGCGAGCGGACAGCCAGCCGTCGTACTTCAACGCGGTGGTCGTCCTGAGGACGACCCTCCCCCCGACCTCGCTGCTGGAGCGGGCCCACGCGGTGGAGGAGGCCTTCCACCGGGTACGGGACGAGCGGTGGGGCCCCCGCACGATCGACGTCGACATCGTGGCGTACGCGGACGTGGTCTCCGACGACCCGACGCTGACCCTCCCCCACCCGCGCGCCCACGAACGGGCCTTCGTGCTGGCCCCCTGGCACGACGTGGAGCCCGAGGCCGAACTGCCCGGCCGGGGCGCCGTGGCACAGCTGCTCGCCGCGGTCACCCGTGACGGAGTCGCGCCCCGGGCCGACCTGGAACTTCAGCTGCCCGAGTAG
- the folB gene encoding dihydroneopterin aldolase, with protein sequence MDRVALRGLRARGHHGVFPKEREEGQTFIVDLVLGLDIRPAAADDDLTKTVHYGIVAEEVVAVVQGDAVNLIETLAERIATTCLRHEGVQEVEVCVHKPDAPITVPFDDVTVTIVRSRA encoded by the coding sequence GTGGATCGTGTCGCGCTGCGCGGCCTCAGGGCCCGTGGTCACCACGGCGTCTTCCCCAAGGAACGCGAAGAGGGCCAGACCTTCATCGTGGACCTGGTCCTGGGCCTGGACATCCGGCCCGCCGCGGCCGACGACGACCTCACGAAGACCGTGCACTACGGCATCGTGGCGGAGGAGGTCGTGGCCGTCGTCCAGGGCGACGCGGTGAACCTCATCGAGACCCTCGCCGAGCGGATCGCCACGACCTGTCTGCGGCACGAAGGGGTCCAGGAGGTCGAGGTGTGCGTCCACAAACCGGACGCCCCGATCACGGTCCCCTTCGACGACGTCACCGTCACCATCGTCCGGAGCCGTGCATGA
- a CDS encoding nuclear transport factor 2 family protein, protein MSAPHTDVEQVELANTAFYETLEQGDFEELSSLWLTPSDLGQDEEYHDPAQAGEISCVHPGWPVLNGRGEVLRSYALIMANTEYIQFFLTDVHVSVTGDTALVTCTENILSGGPPPEDSDELGPLVGQLVVATNVFRRTSDGWKLWSHHASPVLAETDEDEPDDPMP, encoded by the coding sequence GTGAGCGCCCCGCACACGGACGTCGAGCAGGTCGAGCTCGCCAACACGGCCTTCTACGAGACGCTGGAACAGGGCGACTTCGAGGAACTGTCCTCGCTCTGGCTGACGCCGTCCGACCTGGGCCAGGACGAGGAGTACCACGACCCCGCGCAGGCCGGTGAGATCTCCTGCGTGCATCCCGGCTGGCCGGTCCTCAACGGTCGCGGGGAGGTCCTGCGGTCGTACGCGCTGATCATGGCGAACACCGAGTACATCCAGTTCTTCCTGACCGATGTGCATGTCTCGGTCACCGGTGACACCGCGCTGGTGACCTGCACGGAGAACATCCTCAGCGGCGGCCCCCCGCCCGAGGACAGCGACGAACTCGGGCCGCTCGTGGGGCAGCTCGTCGTCGCCACCAACGTGTTCCGGCGCACCTCGGACGGCTGGAAGCTCTGGTCGCACCACGCCTCCCCCGTCCTCGCCGAGACCGACGAGGACGAGCCGGACGACCCGATGCCCTGA
- the folP gene encoding dihydropteroate synthase — protein sequence MSKMSGRGQVSGLPAWDRCAVMGVVNVTPDSFSDGGRFFDTTAAVKHGLDLVAEGADLVDVGGESTRPGAARVDEAEELKRVIPVVRGLASEGVTVSVDTMRACVAERSLAAGALLVNDVSGGLADPAMIPAVAAAGAPFVVMHWRGFLQGSTVRGSYEDVVSEVVDELHARVEAVLAGGIAPDRVVVDPGLGFSKEAEHDLVLLAHLDRLREIGHPLLVAASRKRFLGRVLAGPEGAPPPARERDAATAAVSALAAHQGAWAVRVHEVRATADAVRVARAVEGARTAEEGRATAGAASGEAATSGEGAR from the coding sequence ATGAGCAAGATGAGCGGGCGAGGGCAAGTGTCAGGGCTCCCGGCGTGGGACCGCTGCGCGGTCATGGGCGTCGTGAACGTGACCCCCGACTCCTTCTCGGACGGCGGCCGTTTCTTCGACACGACCGCCGCCGTGAAGCACGGCCTCGACCTGGTCGCGGAGGGTGCGGACCTGGTCGACGTCGGCGGCGAGTCCACCCGCCCCGGCGCCGCCCGCGTCGACGAGGCGGAGGAGCTCAAACGCGTCATACCGGTCGTCCGCGGCCTCGCCTCCGAGGGCGTCACGGTCTCCGTGGACACCATGCGCGCCTGCGTGGCCGAGCGCTCGCTCGCGGCGGGCGCCCTCCTCGTCAACGACGTGAGCGGCGGCCTCGCCGACCCGGCGATGATCCCGGCCGTCGCCGCCGCGGGCGCCCCCTTCGTGGTGATGCACTGGCGCGGCTTCCTCCAGGGCAGCACCGTCCGGGGGTCGTACGAGGACGTCGTCTCCGAAGTGGTCGACGAGCTCCACGCACGCGTGGAGGCCGTTCTGGCGGGCGGCATCGCCCCGGACCGCGTCGTCGTCGACCCGGGCCTCGGCTTCTCCAAGGAGGCCGAGCACGACCTCGTCCTCCTCGCCCACCTCGACCGTCTCCGGGAGATCGGCCACCCCCTGCTGGTGGCGGCGTCCCGCAAGCGGTTCCTAGGCCGCGTACTGGCGGGCCCGGAAGGCGCCCCGCCGCCCGCCCGGGAGCGGGACGCGGCCACCGCCGCGGTCTCCGCGCTCGCCGCCCACCAGGGCGCGTGGGCGGTCCGCGTCCACGAGGTACGGGCCACCGCCGACGCCGTCAGGGTCGCCCGGGCCGTGGAGGGCGCCCGCACCGCGGAAGAAGGCCGGGCCACCGCGGGAGCCGCGAGTGGCGAGGCAGCCACGAGTGGTGAGGGAGCCCGGTGA